In the Geobacter sp. FeAm09 genome, one interval contains:
- the pcnB gene encoding polynucleotide adenylyltransferase PcnB, translated as MKKEKSRSVIIARQEHGVSRKLMSPNALRTLYRLRDNGFFGYLVGGCVRDLLLGREPKDFDVVTNATPSEVKRLFRNCRLVGRRFRLAHIHFQDEVIEVATFRSQVSNEPESEPKEASGSERRQRPPRMLKDDDGMILRDNVYGTPEEDALRRDFTINSLSYNIADFSIIDYAGGLADLNAGIVRTIGDPAVRFQEDPVRMLRAVRFAAQLAFTIEEHTLKALVAATDTIVRAAPPRLYDEVLKLFLSGAGATCYGLLRQTGLFAALFPCFSNWLNAESEGFPHARFGEMLCQVDSRIQQGGMVSPPLLLALLFGEYIDGKAAHFRRQGVPWQQSVNAAVAEFMGETCPIVMITNRVGLALRDIISQQMRLKKIPGRRPESFIARHDFNDIVDYCRATCGGTRDVVKQLDWWAARAMQQASVSLPSRLTEEAGAPQRKRRKRRRRNPQVKNRTEGV; from the coding sequence ATGAAAAAGGAAAAGAGCCGTTCGGTGATCATCGCCCGCCAGGAACATGGGGTCTCCCGCAAACTCATGAGCCCGAACGCCCTGCGCACCCTCTACCGCTTGAGAGATAACGGCTTTTTCGGCTATCTCGTCGGCGGCTGTGTGCGTGACCTCCTGCTCGGCCGGGAACCAAAGGATTTCGACGTGGTAACCAACGCCACCCCGTCCGAGGTGAAGCGGTTGTTCCGCAACTGTCGCCTTGTCGGGCGGCGTTTTCGCCTTGCGCACATCCATTTTCAGGATGAGGTCATCGAGGTGGCGACCTTTCGGTCCCAGGTTTCGAACGAGCCGGAGTCCGAGCCGAAAGAGGCAAGCGGGTCGGAGCGCCGGCAGCGGCCCCCGCGGATGCTGAAGGACGACGATGGCATGATCCTGCGCGACAACGTTTACGGCACCCCTGAAGAGGATGCCCTGCGCCGTGACTTCACCATTAATTCGCTTTCCTACAATATCGCCGATTTCTCGATCATTGACTACGCTGGAGGCCTCGCCGACCTCAACGCCGGCATCGTCCGCACCATCGGCGATCCCGCTGTCCGCTTCCAGGAAGACCCGGTACGAATGCTGCGGGCGGTGCGGTTTGCCGCCCAACTCGCTTTCACCATCGAGGAACATACCCTGAAGGCGCTGGTTGCCGCCACTGATACCATTGTCAGGGCTGCACCGCCGCGCCTCTACGACGAGGTGCTCAAGCTCTTCCTCTCGGGGGCGGGAGCAACGTGTTACGGACTCCTCCGCCAGACCGGGCTTTTTGCTGCGCTTTTCCCTTGTTTCTCGAACTGGCTCAACGCCGAAAGCGAAGGCTTTCCCCACGCCCGGTTCGGGGAAATGCTCTGCCAGGTCGATTCCCGTATCCAGCAGGGGGGCATGGTCTCCCCGCCGCTCCTCCTGGCACTTCTTTTTGGTGAGTACATTGACGGGAAGGCAGCGCATTTCCGCCGACAGGGTGTGCCCTGGCAGCAGAGCGTCAACGCGGCGGTTGCGGAGTTCATGGGCGAAACCTGCCCGATCGTTATGATCACGAACCGCGTCGGACTGGCGCTCCGCGACATCATCAGCCAGCAGATGCGCCTGAAAAAGATCCCCGGTCGCCGGCCGGAGTCGTTCATCGCCCGTCACGATTTCAATGACATCGTCGATTATTGCCGGGCAACATGCGGCGGCACAAGGGATGTCGTCAAACAGCTCGACTGGTGGGCGGCCCGGGCAATGCAGCAGGCGTCGGTGTCTCTTCCTTCCAGGCTCACCGAAGAAGCCGGGGCGCCGCAACGAAAGAGGAGGAAACGCCGCCGGCGGAATCCGCAGGTGAAAAACCGGACGGAAGGGGTATAA
- a CDS encoding alpha/beta fold hydrolase has product MRYVICLSLAAALFLAAAGTACAAGAAVGYGVELEGFPYPYAVEHYRFASQGRDLQMGYMDVRPKGKPNGHTVVLMHGKNFCGATWEATIAVLADAGYRVVAPDQIGFCTSTKPAYYQYSFQQLAANTMALLKHVGVSRSILVGHSTGGMLATRFALMYPEAVEKLVMVNPIGLEDWKALGVPSRTVDQWYERELKISAAGVRQYEKSVYYGGRWKAEYDRWVDMLAGLNQGPGHKAVAWNSALIYDMIFTQPVVYEFPLLKVPTTLMLGDADTTAIGSDIAPPGVKAKIGRYKLLGREVIKTIPHGRLIEFPGFGHAPQIEDPAMFHKALLDELAGVTN; this is encoded by the coding sequence ATGCGATATGTAATTTGCCTGTCCCTGGCGGCGGCTTTATTCCTCGCCGCTGCCGGCACCGCCTGCGCAGCAGGCGCCGCCGTTGGCTATGGTGTTGAACTTGAAGGCTTCCCCTATCCCTACGCCGTCGAGCATTACCGGTTTGCCTCCCAGGGGCGCGACCTCCAGATGGGGTATATGGACGTCAGGCCCAAAGGCAAGCCCAACGGACACACGGTGGTGTTGATGCATGGGAAGAACTTTTGCGGTGCCACGTGGGAGGCCACGATTGCCGTCCTGGCCGACGCGGGATACCGGGTCGTCGCCCCTGATCAGATCGGCTTCTGCACCTCCACCAAGCCGGCGTATTACCAGTACAGTTTCCAGCAGCTTGCCGCCAACACCATGGCGCTGTTGAAGCACGTGGGTGTGTCCCGTTCCATACTGGTCGGCCACTCGACCGGGGGGATGCTGGCGACCCGCTTTGCCTTGATGTATCCGGAGGCCGTGGAAAAACTGGTCATGGTCAACCCCATCGGGCTGGAAGACTGGAAGGCACTGGGCGTGCCGAGCCGGACCGTGGACCAATGGTATGAGCGGGAGCTGAAAATCTCGGCCGCCGGCGTGCGCCAGTACGAGAAGTCGGTCTATTACGGCGGGCGCTGGAAAGCGGAATACGACCGCTGGGTGGATATGCTGGCCGGGCTCAATCAGGGGCCGGGGCACAAGGCGGTGGCCTGGAATTCGGCGCTCATCTACGACATGATTTTCACCCAGCCGGTGGTGTACGAATTCCCGCTGCTGAAGGTGCCCACCACCCTGATGCTCGGCGATGCCGATACCACCGCCATCGGCAGCGACATCGCCCCGCCCGGGGTGAAGGCGAAGATCGGCCGCTACAAGCTATTGGGCAGGGAGGTCATCAAGACCATTCCCCACGGCCGCTTGATAGAGTTCCCCGGTTTCGGGCATGCGCCGCAGATTGAAGACCCGGCAATGTTCCACAAGGCCCTGCTCGATGAACTGGCGGGCGTAACAAACTAG
- a CDS encoding PilZ domain-containing protein, translating to MESRLVPRHSSDLLPDSLSTVLLVLPDRFEIETQLVDISSQGMKLSIPPTAVPLAIPRKAETVEVVFRASGLRVTCRCIYSSYNPDGSISMGMYVFDPGQQDRLRTLLAEIP from the coding sequence ATGGAAAGCCGACTCGTCCCCCGCCACAGCTCCGACCTGCTGCCGGACTCCCTGTCCACGGTCCTGCTCGTATTGCCCGACAGGTTCGAGATCGAAACGCAGCTCGTGGATATCAGCAGCCAGGGGATGAAGCTCTCCATCCCCCCGACCGCCGTCCCCCTGGCCATCCCCCGAAAAGCCGAGACCGTCGAGGTGGTCTTCCGCGCCTCGGGCCTGCGGGTTACCTGCCGTTGCATCTACTCCTCCTACAACCCGGACGGCAGCATCTCCATGGGGATGTACGTCTTTGACCCGGGGCAGCAGGACCGGTTGCGCACCCTCCTCGCCGAAATCCCGTAA
- a CDS encoding universal stress protein, giving the protein MHKKILLAYDGTEEGRVALLECADIAHLLRAETHLLAVMRVPSGVFLAEGFVPDTVMEDERQRIRETIDDGVALLREGGYSAYGHLACGEPVEEICRLAAELGVDLIVLGHRKQTSFASRWWKGSVGISLLERAPCSILVAVGT; this is encoded by the coding sequence ATGCACAAAAAGATCCTGCTCGCCTATGACGGCACCGAGGAGGGGCGGGTGGCCCTGCTCGAATGCGCCGACATCGCCCACCTGCTCCGCGCGGAAACCCACCTGCTGGCGGTCATGCGGGTACCGTCGGGAGTATTTCTCGCCGAGGGTTTCGTCCCGGACACGGTCATGGAGGATGAACGGCAACGCATCCGGGAGACCATCGACGATGGGGTCGCCCTGCTGCGCGAGGGGGGGTACAGCGCTTATGGCCACCTGGCCTGCGGGGAGCCGGTGGAAGAGATCTGCCGTCTGGCGGCCGAACTGGGGGTGGACCTGATCGTGCTGGGGCACCGGAAGCAGACATCCTTCGCCTCGCGCTGGTGGAAGGGATCGGTGGGCATATCCCTTCTGGAGCGGGCTCCGTGCAGCATCCTGGTGGCGGTCGGCACTTAG
- a CDS encoding MDR family MFS transporter, which translates to MFRRYGRWYRWLVVLTVMLGTTSMVLATTIVNVVIPDIMTAFHMGQGRAQWLSTGFLAAMATTMLMTSWCVRAFGQRRTYLAAIILFIALSLVGGLSDSASVLIVSRIIQGAAGGIIQPLAMIAIFQVFPANQRGRAMGIYGLGVVLSPAIGPALGGLLAHYFGWRAVFFVVLPFCLLGAVMAPFFLVGRDRSEERPAFDWPGFALLAAFTTSLLAGLATGRGTGWNSAPALSLSAAAALACLGFAWRELACRHPLLNLRIFANRQFSAAAAVSFAYGMGIYGSTYLIPLFVQTICHYTPIRSGLLLFPGGVVLAGAITIAGRLTDKYSAHGIVIAGLACFGVSFCLFAGVSGTTAFQTMAWWIVLGRLGLGLVIPALNAGAVQTLKPELLGQGSGAVNFVRQLGGAFGVTMVSSFLDWRTAASLEAVQMQLKGAIPPLRSCCNPYTCRPA; encoded by the coding sequence ATGTTCCGACGATACGGCCGGTGGTACCGCTGGCTGGTGGTCCTGACGGTGATGCTCGGCACCACCTCCATGGTGCTCGCCACCACCATCGTCAACGTGGTCATACCGGATATCATGACGGCCTTCCACATGGGCCAGGGGCGCGCCCAATGGCTTTCCACCGGCTTCCTCGCCGCCATGGCCACGACCATGCTCATGACGTCGTGGTGTGTCAGGGCCTTCGGACAGCGGCGGACCTACCTGGCCGCCATCATACTGTTCATCGCCCTGTCGCTGGTGGGGGGGCTGAGCGACAGCGCCTCCGTGCTGATCGTCTCCCGGATCATCCAGGGGGCCGCGGGGGGGATCATCCAGCCCCTGGCCATGATCGCCATCTTTCAGGTTTTCCCCGCCAACCAACGGGGGCGGGCCATGGGCATCTACGGTCTGGGGGTTGTGTTGTCGCCCGCCATCGGGCCGGCCCTCGGCGGCCTGTTGGCCCACTATTTCGGCTGGCGCGCCGTTTTCTTCGTGGTGCTCCCCTTCTGCCTGCTCGGTGCCGTCATGGCCCCCTTTTTCCTCGTCGGCCGGGACCGCTCCGAGGAGCGCCCCGCCTTCGACTGGCCCGGGTTTGCCCTGCTGGCCGCCTTCACGACCTCGCTCCTGGCCGGGTTGGCAACGGGGCGGGGAACAGGGTGGAACTCGGCACCGGCGCTGTCGTTGTCGGCGGCCGCCGCCCTGGCATGCCTCGGTTTTGCCTGGCGGGAACTGGCGTGCCGCCATCCCCTGCTGAACCTGCGCATCTTCGCCAACCGGCAGTTCAGCGCGGCGGCGGCCGTCTCATTCGCCTACGGCATGGGCATCTACGGCTCCACCTACCTGATACCGCTCTTCGTGCAGACTATCTGCCACTACACACCGATACGGTCGGGCCTGCTGCTGTTTCCGGGAGGGGTGGTACTGGCGGGAGCCATCACCATTGCGGGGCGCCTTACCGATAAATATTCGGCCCACGGCATCGTCATTGCCGGCCTGGCCTGTTTCGGCGTCTCGTTTTGCCTCTTCGCCGGAGTGAGCGGCACGACCGCGTTCCAGACCATGGCGTGGTGGATCGTCCTGGGGCGGCTCGGCCTCGGGTTGGTCATCCCGGCCCTGAACGCGGGCGCGGTCCAGACCCTGAAGCCGGAACTGCTCGGCCAGGGATCGGGGGCGGTCAACTTCGTACGCCAACTGGGTGGCGCATTCGGGGTCACCATGGTATCGTCGTTTCTGGACTGGCGGACTGCCGCTTCCCTCGAAGCCGTGCAGATGCAGCTGAAGGGCGCAATCCCCCCCCTGCGCAGCTGCTGCAATCCCTACACCTGCAGGCCCGCATAG
- a CDS encoding MarR family winged helix-turn-helix transcriptional regulator gives MLDQPLDETLGFIITRTSMRYKNELGRRLKPCDVTPEQWVALYRLGEQDGLTQKELADRIFKDQPNTTRILDKLEQKGLISRSDSPADRRALHIHLTDAGRRLLERLMAISRQVREDACRGISERELASLKGTLNKVWSNLE, from the coding sequence ATGTTGGATCAACCACTCGACGAGACCCTGGGCTTCATCATCACCAGGACTTCCATGCGCTATAAGAACGAATTGGGGCGCCGCCTCAAGCCCTGCGACGTAACGCCCGAGCAGTGGGTCGCGCTGTACCGGCTCGGGGAGCAGGACGGCCTGACCCAGAAGGAGTTGGCGGACCGGATCTTCAAGGATCAGCCCAACACGACGCGCATCCTCGACAAGCTGGAGCAGAAGGGCTTGATCAGCCGGAGCGACAGTCCGGCGGACCGGCGCGCCCTGCACATCCACCTGACCGATGCGGGCCGGCGCCTGTTGGAGCGGCTCATGGCCATCAGCCGGCAGGTACGGGAAGACGCGTGCCGGGGGATATCGGAACGGGAACTGGCAAGCCTCAAGGGCACCCTCAACAAAGTCTGGAGCAACCTTGAATAA
- a CDS encoding PAS domain S-box protein — protein sequence MEQIGFAMAVSLKKQWLAGALALVVPVVALSPLPGWCADTAGMQGWHEIVPWGLGGAALALACLIPLLLRLRRRTTELRRELEANRRLGKELRTGREQYRELVEQANIIILRLQLDGTILFCNEYAQSFFGYPRDELIGRNLIGTIVPEIDSDGNDMRARIRVVLTTREHYYNENENIRKNGERVWVGWSNKPLCTAQGEVRELLCVGQDITERRRLEQLVMQQQKLEGIGLLAGGIAHDFNNMLTPIYGYAEMIAMRSEPDDTSTHYASLILEAADKSKDLIRQLLTFSRKQALSFQRHDLNEIITNFMNILRRTIRESIEIRTMLSEAPCPVRADWIQIEQVLINLAVNAQDATNGTGLITIETGSLILDDEYCQLHPGASPGEYAMLAFSDCGSGMDDETLSHIFEPFYTTKPSGSGTGLGLSTVYGIVKQHNGYIDVQSTVGHGSVFRIYLPLHTSEAVPTSCTAAPCPVAGIHAATVLLVEDNRMVMELVKELLEGHGHVVYAADTPEAAIAIARDKGRSINLLVSDVVMPQMNGPELRECLAEFIPGLKVLYMSGYANNVIVHGGALEEISFIAKPFTTEAFMKRMSQVLAGGRQ from the coding sequence ATGGAACAGATAGGATTCGCAATGGCCGTGTCGCTGAAAAAACAATGGCTGGCGGGCGCGCTTGCCCTGGTTGTGCCGGTCGTGGCGCTCTCGCCTCTTCCGGGCTGGTGCGCCGACACGGCCGGGATGCAAGGGTGGCACGAGATCGTCCCCTGGGGCCTCGGGGGTGCAGCGCTTGCGCTGGCATGCCTCATCCCCCTGCTGCTCAGGCTCAGGCGCCGCACAACGGAACTGCGCCGGGAACTGGAAGCCAACCGGCGCCTCGGGAAGGAGTTGCGCACGGGCAGGGAACAGTACCGTGAACTGGTGGAACAGGCCAACATCATCATCCTCAGGCTGCAACTCGACGGCACCATCCTGTTTTGCAACGAATACGCCCAATCCTTTTTCGGGTACCCCCGCGACGAGTTGATCGGCCGGAACCTGATCGGCACCATCGTCCCCGAAATCGACAGCGATGGCAACGATATGCGGGCCAGGATCCGGGTGGTGCTGACCACGCGGGAACACTATTACAACGAAAACGAAAACATCCGGAAAAACGGCGAGCGGGTCTGGGTCGGATGGTCGAACAAACCGCTCTGCACGGCCCAGGGGGAGGTACGGGAACTGCTGTGCGTCGGCCAGGACATCACCGAGCGCCGCCGCCTGGAGCAATTGGTCATGCAGCAGCAGAAACTGGAGGGCATCGGCCTTCTGGCCGGCGGCATCGCCCACGACTTCAACAACATGCTCACGCCGATCTACGGCTATGCCGAGATGATCGCCATGCGATCCGAGCCCGACGATACGTCAACCCATTACGCCTCCCTGATCCTGGAGGCCGCCGACAAATCCAAAGACCTGATCCGGCAGCTGCTCACCTTCAGCAGGAAACAGGCCCTCTCCTTTCAGCGCCACGACCTGAACGAAATCATCACCAACTTCATGAATATCCTGCGGCGCACGATCCGCGAAAGCATCGAGATCCGCACCATGCTCAGCGAGGCCCCCTGCCCGGTGCGTGCCGACTGGATCCAGATCGAACAGGTCCTGATCAATCTGGCCGTCAACGCCCAGGACGCCACCAACGGCACCGGCCTGATCACTATAGAGACCGGCAGCCTGATCCTGGACGACGAGTACTGCCAACTGCACCCCGGCGCCTCTCCGGGGGAGTACGCCATGCTGGCCTTCAGCGATTGCGGCAGCGGCATGGACGACGAGACCCTCTCCCACATCTTCGAACCATTCTATACCACCAAGCCGTCCGGCAGCGGCACCGGCCTGGGCCTTTCCACGGTGTACGGCATCGTCAAGCAGCACAACGGCTATATCGACGTCCAGAGCACGGTCGGCCACGGGAGCGTCTTCCGCATCTACCTGCCGCTGCATACCTCGGAAGCGGTGCCGACCAGTTGTACGGCCGCACCCTGCCCGGTTGCCGGCATACACGCCGCCACGGTCCTGCTGGTGGAAGACAACCGCATGGTGATGGAACTGGTCAAGGAGTTGCTGGAAGGACACGGCCACGTGGTGTATGCCGCCGACACGCCGGAGGCGGCGATCGCCATCGCCCGGGACAAGGGGCGCTCCATCAACCTGCTGGTGTCGGATGTGGTCATGCCGCAGATGAACGGCCCGGAACTCCGGGAATGCCTGGCGGAGTTCATCCCCGGCTTGAAGGTGCTCTACATGTCGGGCTACGCCAACAACGTGATCGTCCACGGGGGCGCGCTGGAGGAGATCAGCTTCATCGCCAAGCCGTTCACGACGGAAGCGTTCATGAAAAGGATGTCCCAGGTGTTGGCGGGGGGGCGGCAGTGA
- a CDS encoding TVP38/TMEM64 family protein, translated as MGGKKVLIALAAGLGVGLFLWFDLGRFLTLEALKANRQGLVAYHAAHRAAMAAAFMAVYIIQAALSLPGAAVLSLAAGAIFGPLLGTVYANIAATIGAALAFLVTRHLLRDAVQNRFGPRLESLNRELEARGFNYLLFLRLVPLFPFFLINLAAGLTRLPLRTFVLGTMIGIIPGGFVYVNAGASLAGISSLSGIASPRVLGSLALLGLFALLPVLYNRRKGGKTLPNPHNRS; from the coding sequence ATGGGAGGGAAAAAGGTCCTGATCGCCCTGGCCGCCGGGCTCGGGGTGGGTCTGTTCCTCTGGTTCGACCTGGGGCGCTTCCTGACCCTGGAGGCCCTCAAGGCCAACCGCCAGGGCCTGGTGGCGTACCACGCCGCCCACCGGGCCGCCATGGCAGCCGCTTTCATGGCGGTCTACATCATCCAGGCCGCCCTCTCCCTCCCCGGCGCAGCCGTCCTTTCCCTGGCCGCCGGCGCCATCTTCGGCCCGCTCCTGGGGACGGTCTACGCCAATATTGCCGCCACCATCGGCGCCGCCCTGGCCTTTCTGGTTACCCGCCATCTGCTGCGCGACGCGGTCCAGAACCGCTTCGGCCCACGGCTGGAATCCCTGAACCGGGAACTGGAGGCCCGCGGCTTCAACTACCTGCTCTTTCTGCGGCTGGTGCCGCTGTTCCCCTTTTTCCTGATCAACCTGGCGGCGGGCCTGACCCGCCTGCCGCTGCGCACGTTCGTGCTCGGCACCATGATCGGCATCATCCCCGGCGGCTTCGTGTATGTCAACGCCGGGGCCAGCCTGGCCGGCATCTCCTCGCTCTCCGGCATCGCCTCGCCCCGGGTGCTGGGCTCGCTCGCCCTTCTGGGGCTGTTCGCGCTCCTGCCGGTGCTGTACAACCGGCGGAAGGGGGGAAAAACCCTTCCAAATCCCCATAACAGAAGCTAA
- a CDS encoding thioesterase family protein, protein MKTTLTVGLEHTFSYRVPREKTVPFLYPESDLFRDMPEVFATGFMVGFMEWACMEALRPYLDEGERTLGTLVNVTHQAATPPGMEVTARVRCIQVDGKRTVWEIEARDEVDVIGRGTHERVTVTLDKFSARVAAKGEAAKG, encoded by the coding sequence ATGAAAACGACACTAACAGTGGGACTGGAACATACCTTCAGCTATCGGGTGCCGCGGGAGAAGACCGTCCCCTTCCTCTACCCCGAGTCGGACCTGTTCCGGGACATGCCCGAGGTCTTTGCCACCGGCTTCATGGTCGGCTTTATGGAATGGGCCTGCATGGAGGCGTTGCGCCCCTATCTGGACGAGGGGGAGCGGACCCTGGGCACCCTGGTCAATGTCACCCACCAGGCCGCCACGCCCCCCGGCATGGAGGTGACGGCCCGGGTCCGCTGCATCCAGGTGGACGGGAAGCGCACGGTGTGGGAGATCGAGGCCCGGGACGAGGTGGACGTCATCGGCAGGGGCACCCATGAGCGCGTAACGGTCACCCTGGACAAATTCAGCGCCCGGGTGGCGGCAAAAGGCGAGGCAGCCAAGGGCTGA
- a CDS encoding mercuric reductase: protein MNGTPDMAPDTPENRELRDNVHPAGWADPQPAGCYNLVVIGAGTAGLVCAAGAAGLGARVALVERHLMGGDCLNYGCVPSKGIIRAARALFDVRNGDRFGIGGGAEAGFDFGAAMERMRRLRSSLSRHDSARRFRDELGVDVFLGEASFIARDRVAVEGREIAFKKAAICTGGRAAAPPIPGLAEAGYLTNETVFSLTELPHRLAVIGAGPIGCELAQAFSRFGSRVTLIEAAPQIMGREDRDAAGILQNVLTREGIDLLTGVKVLAVAQRGSDKVLRLERHGSKMEVAADAILVGAGRLPNVEGLGLEAAGVAHGPGGITISDTLQTSNPRIYAAGDCCFPFRFTHTADALARILIANALFMGRQKASGLVIPWCTYTDPEIAHVGLYERDAREKGIPVATLTVPLTEVDRAVLDGETEGFARVHLRAGTDRIIGATIVARHAGEMINEFTLAITGGLGLGDIARTIHPYPTQAEAIKKLADAHNRTRLTPLLRRTLGGWLRWQRGGN, encoded by the coding sequence ATGAACGGGACGCCGGACATGGCGCCCGACACCCCGGAAAACCGGGAGCTGCGGGATAATGTCCACCCGGCCGGCTGGGCCGACCCCCAACCGGCCGGGTGTTACAACCTGGTGGTGATCGGCGCCGGGACCGCAGGTTTGGTTTGCGCCGCCGGAGCGGCCGGGCTGGGCGCCAGGGTGGCTCTGGTGGAGCGGCACCTCATGGGGGGCGACTGCCTCAACTACGGCTGCGTTCCCTCCAAGGGGATTATCCGCGCGGCGCGGGCGCTGTTCGACGTGCGCAACGGGGACCGGTTCGGCATCGGGGGTGGCGCGGAGGCCGGCTTCGACTTCGGTGCGGCCATGGAGCGGATGCGGCGGCTGCGCAGCTCCTTGAGCCGCCACGATTCGGCCCGGCGGTTCCGCGATGAACTGGGGGTTGACGTTTTCCTGGGGGAGGCCAGCTTCATCGCCCGCGACCGGGTGGCGGTGGAGGGGCGGGAGATTGCCTTCAAGAAGGCCGCCATCTGTACTGGCGGGCGGGCGGCCGCGCCACCGATCCCGGGGTTGGCCGAGGCCGGGTACCTGACCAACGAAACCGTATTCTCCCTGACCGAATTGCCGCACCGCCTGGCGGTGATCGGCGCCGGCCCCATCGGCTGCGAACTGGCCCAGGCGTTCTCCCGCTTCGGCAGCCGGGTGACGCTGATCGAAGCGGCACCGCAGATCATGGGGCGCGAGGACCGGGATGCGGCCGGGATTCTGCAGAATGTCCTGACGCGTGAAGGGATCGACCTGCTGACGGGCGTGAAGGTCCTGGCCGTGGCACAGCGGGGCAGCGACAAGGTACTGCGCCTGGAACGGCACGGCTCGAAAATGGAGGTCGCGGCCGACGCCATCCTGGTAGGGGCCGGCCGGCTCCCCAACGTGGAGGGTCTGGGGCTGGAGGCGGCCGGCGTCGCCCACGGGCCGGGAGGGATAACGATCAGCGACACCCTGCAAACCTCCAATCCCCGCATCTATGCCGCCGGAGACTGTTGTTTCCCCTTCAGGTTCACCCACACCGCCGACGCCCTGGCCCGCATCCTGATCGCCAACGCCCTGTTCATGGGGCGGCAGAAGGCATCCGGCCTGGTCATCCCGTGGTGCACCTACACCGACCCGGAGATCGCCCACGTGGGGCTGTATGAACGGGACGCGCGGGAGAAGGGCATCCCGGTCGCCACCCTGACCGTCCCCCTGACAGAGGTGGACCGGGCCGTACTGGACGGCGAAACCGAGGGCTTTGCCCGGGTCCACCTGCGCGCCGGCACGGACCGGATCATCGGCGCCACCATCGTGGCCCGCCACGCCGGGGAGATGATCAACGAATTCACCCTGGCCATCACCGGCGGCCTCGGCCTGGGTGACATCGCCCGGACCATCCACCCCTACCCGACCCAGGCCGAAGCGATCAAAAAACTGGCCGACGCCCATAACCGCACCCGCCTGACGCCGCTCCTCAGGAGGACACTCGGCGGCTGGCTGCGCTGGCAGCGGGGCGGGAATTGA
- the msrB gene encoding peptide-methionine (R)-S-oxide reductase MsrB yields the protein MKRHHILPAAVIICSVAGACSNGNGTPAATTAGQTAQSASAGSASRVRLYSVARKGYIMSDKVTKSEAEWRRLLTPEQYHVTREKGTERAYTGATWNNHEKGIYRCVCCGNDLYSSEAKYESGTGWPSFWQPVAAENVALRPDNSLFMKRTEVVCSRCGAHLGHVFDDGPPPTGLRYCMNSAAMQFDKTP from the coding sequence ATGAAACGGCATCACATCCTTCCGGCCGCCGTCATTATCTGTTCGGTGGCCGGCGCATGCAGCAACGGCAACGGCACGCCAGCGGCCACGACGGCTGGCCAAACCGCCCAAAGCGCTTCGGCGGGCTCGGCGAGCCGGGTCCGGCTCTACTCCGTGGCCCGGAAAGGGTATATCATGAGCGACAAGGTCACCAAGAGCGAGGCCGAGTGGCGCAGGCTCCTCACCCCGGAGCAATACCACGTCACCCGGGAAAAGGGGACCGAGCGGGCCTACACCGGCGCCACCTGGAACAACCACGAGAAGGGGATCTACCGCTGCGTCTGCTGCGGCAACGATCTCTACAGCTCGGAGGCCAAGTATGAATCCGGCACCGGCTGGCCCAGCTTCTGGCAACCGGTCGCCGCGGAAAACGTGGCCCTGCGGCCGGACAACAGCCTCTTCATGAAACGCACCGAGGTGGTGTGCAGCCGCTGCGGAGCGCACTTGGGGCACGTCTTCGACGACGGCCCCCCGCCGACCGGGCTGCGTTACTGCATGAACTCGGCGGCCATGCAGTTCGACAAAACGCCATGA
- the msrA gene encoding peptide-methionine (S)-S-oxide reductase MsrA has translation MLAPLSGGTAAAAAGTLEKATFAGGCFWCMEHPFDELPGVISVTSGYTGGQTRNPTYEAVSAGGTGHAESVQIVYDPARIGYDRLLAVYWHNIDPTVKDRQFCDSGHQYRSAIFYHNEQQRRLAQQSKEALARSKPFREAIVTEITPAGAFYPAEEYHQHYYKKNPIRYKFYRTSCGRDKRLKELWGDAAGH, from the coding sequence ATGCTCGCCCCGCTCTCCGGAGGAACGGCAGCCGCAGCCGCGGGCACCCTCGAAAAGGCCACCTTCGCCGGCGGCTGTTTCTGGTGCATGGAGCATCCCTTCGACGAACTGCCGGGCGTGATCTCGGTGACCTCCGGCTATACCGGCGGCCAGACCAGGAACCCGACCTACGAGGCAGTTTCCGCCGGCGGCACCGGCCACGCAGAATCGGTGCAGATCGTCTACGACCCGGCCCGGATCGGCTACGACAGGCTCCTCGCGGTCTACTGGCACAATATCGACCCCACCGTGAAGGACCGCCAGTTCTGCGACAGCGGGCACCAGTACCGCAGCGCCATCTTCTACCACAACGAGCAGCAGCGCCGCCTGGCCCAGCAGTCGAAGGAGGCGCTGGCGCGAAGCAAGCCCTTCCGGGAGGCGATCGTGACCGAGATCACCCCGGCTGGCGCTTTTTACCCGGCGGAGGAGTACCACCAGCACTACTACAAGAAGAATCCGATCCGCTACAAATTCTATCGCACCAGTTGCGGCCGCGACAAGCGGCTCAAGGAACTGTGGGGCGACGCGGCGGGACATTGA